The nucleotide sequence ACCCTCCAGTCCCCAGCACATATTACAGAGTGGTGGGATTCGATGTGAGTGGTGTGGACAGGAACTCCAGCACCCTGGTCAAAGCTGAGTTCAGAATCTACAGAGCACCCAACCCCCAGGCCCGCACCCCAGAGCAGAGAGTAGAGATCTATCAGGTACTGACAACATTACACCATCACTTACCTGCACCAGGTAGACCTATTACAATACCATATACCCACTCCAGGTGTCACAATACCATATACCCACTCCAGGTGTCACGATACCATATACCCACTCCAGGTGTCACGATACCATATACCCACTCCAGGTGTCACGATACCATATACCCACTCCAGGTGTCACGATACCATATACCCACTCCAGGTGTCACGATACCATATACCCACTCCAGGTGTCACGATACCATATACCCACTCCAGGTGTCACGATACCATATACCCACTCCAGGTGTCACGATACCATATACCCACTCCAGGTGTCACGATACCATATACCCACTCCAGGTGTCACGATACCATATACCCACTCCAGGTGTCACGATACCATATACCCACTCCAGGTGTCACGATACCATATACCCACTCCAGGTGTCACGATACCATATACCCACTCCAGGTGTCACGATACCATATACCCACTCCAGGTGTCACGATACCATATACCCACTCCAGGTGTCACGATACCATATACCCACTCCAGGTGTCACGATACCATATACCCACTCCAGGTGTCACGATACCATATACCCACTCCAGGTGTCACGATACCATATACCCACTCCAGGTGTCACAATACCATATACCCACTCCAGGTGTCACAATACCATATACCCACTCCAGGTGTCACAATATAATATACCCACTCCAGGTGTCACAATACCATATACCCACTCCAGGTGTCACAATATCATATACCCACTCCAGGTGTCACAATATAATATACCCACTCCAGGTGTTACAATATCATATACCCACTCCAGGTGTTACAATATCATAGAACCGCAACTGCAATACAGTGGAGtctgaaatgattgacacccttcaTAAAAATGAGCAATAATgattgtataaaataaataatacagagctatattgtatgcaaaaatgttttgggaaattatattattttataataatactattactcagagaaagagattttgtttaacaagtaatcaTTTGTTTCTCTCAGAAAGGTAGGGGTTGAAATCATTGACACCGCTCAAATTCTTAtaaataaagtagtcaaaagtttagtatttgatCCCTTATTCCTagtttgtgactctacaaacgtgTTGGATACATTTGCAGTTCAGTTTGGTTGTGCTTCAGATTATTTtctgcccaatagaaattaatggtaaataatgtagtcattttggagtcactttcatTGTAAATGCTCCCTTGTGCCAGCTGTGGACTGATGTTCAAGAGCACATCTACAGAGGGTTACACGCTATCCTCTGGTTCGCTTTgtttctccctctatgtctctgtcAGGTGATAAAGCCAGAAGAGCCAACAGGCCCCTCGCAGAGATACATCGATTCCAGAACTGTTCGCCCACGGACCAAGGGGGCGTGGCTCTCTGTGGATGTCACTGACACTGTGAAGGACTGGCTGGCTCATAAGGGTACGTTGACAAGCGTATCACATGGCTCTAAACCCCTTTATCTACTTAACAACATTCAAGGTGTCACGTAAAATGTTACTTGACACCTTGAATGTTGTTAAGTTCGTGGTTATTGCACACACATTGAGGTATATATCTGTTTtctcctctcaccatctctctacctgtactttATCCTCTCATCCTCCATATCACTCTTTCAGAGAGGAACCTGGGTTTGAAGCTGGGTGTTCACTGTCCATGCTGTACCTTCGTTCCCTCCACCAACAGCATTGTGTTCAATAAGAGTGAGGAGCTGGAGACACGCTTCGCAGGTCTGCTTGTTGTAGAACTTGTTTATGTTAAGTAACATAGACACGTAACACATGGCTCTTTTTTTATGATTGAGCTTCTCAATTCACTTACACACAGCATTCTGGCTGACAAATGTTCCCATTACAGTATGTCTCCATGAGATCACTCCACACCAACCCTTTCTCTCGCTCctccttcacccctctccctcattTTCCTCTCCCCCGacttcttctccctccccctctcttcctcctcctcttcccaagGTCTGGATGATGAGCTGCTTCAGCAGCAGGTGCGGAAGCCGGGGGCTAAGGGCCAGGTAGAGTTTAGTACCAAGACCCCCCACCTCATCCTCACCCTGCTGCCCAGTGACAGGGTAGACAACCCGGGCAAAAAGACCCGCAAGAGGAGAGCTGCTGCAGACACCACCACCTGCTCCAGGTAGGGGAAACACTGATCCAGAAGCCAAAAACCTACGTTGTTATCTACAACCATAGCGCTGATAAGTatattctctctctttattttggTCTTTGATATACAGAATCACTGCATATTTGTTCATAGCCACATTATTTATGATCGTTTTATTGTTGTTATGAATCTATTGGAGGCTTATAGGGAGTCTGCTAGGCTTGCAGTCCTGAAACTTATTAAGTAGGATATATCCTGTGTGGATCAGAATGAAAGAGTGttttctgtccatctctcctacCTGTTGTAGGAATTCAGGCGCGGGCTGCTGTCTGCGATCTCTCTACATCGACTTCCGCCGGGACCTGAACTGGAAGTGGATCCACGAGCCGAAGGGCTACAAGGCCAATTTCTGCTCTGGCAGCTGCCCATACCTCTGGAGCGCtgacaaccactacaacatggttagttaacccccaaccgctacaacatggttagttaacccccaaccgctacaacatggttagttaacccccaaccactacaacatggttagttaacccccaaccacaacaacatggttagttaacccccaaccactacaacatggttagttaacccccaaccacaacaacatggttagttaacccccaaccacaacaacatggttagttaacccccaaccacaacaacatggttagttaacccccaaccacaacaacatggttAATTAACCCCCAACTACTACAACATTGTTATttaacccccaaccacaacaacatggttagttaacccccaaccacaacaacatggttagttaacccccaaccacaacaacatggttagttaaccaccaaccactacaacatggttggttaacccccaaccactacaacatggatggttaaccccaaccactacaacatggttggttaacccccaaccactacaacatggttggttaacccccaaccactacaacatggttggttaacccccaaccacaacaacatggttggttaacccccaaccactacaacatggtaagTTAatccccaaccactacaacatggttagttaacccccaaccactacaacatggttagttaacccccaaccactacaacatggttagttaacccccaaccactacaacatggttagttaacccccaaccactacaacatggttgtttAACCCCCAACCATTACAACATGGatggttaacccccaaccactacaacatggttggttaacccccaaccactacaacatggttagttaaacCCCAACCACTCCAACATGGTTAGTTaaaccccaaccactacaacatggttagttaacccccaaccactacaacatggttagttaacccccaaccactacaacatggttggttaaccccaaccactacaacatggttgtttaacccccaaccactacaacatggatggttaacccccaaccactacaacatggttggttaacccccaaccactacaacatggttagttaacccccaaccactataacatggttagttaacccccaaccactacaacatggttagttaacccccaaccactacaacatggttagttaacccccaaccactacaacatggttagttaacccccaaccactacaacatggttagttaacccccaaccactacaacatggttagttaacccccaaccactataATATGGTTgtttaacccccaaccactacaacatggatggttaacccccaaccactacaacatggatggttaacccccaaccactacaacatggttagttaacccccaaccacaacaacatggttagttaacccccaaccacaacaacatggttagttaaccccaaccacaacaacatggttagttaacccccaaccacaacaacatggttagttaacccccaaccacaacaacatggttagttaacccccaaccacaacaacatggttagttaacccccaaccacaacaacatgtatatatcaatgatgttgctcttgctgcgggcgattccctgatccacctctacgcagacgacaccattctatatacgttcggcccgtcattggacactgtgctatctaacctccaaacgagcttcaatgccatacaacactccttccgtggcctccaactgctcttaaacgctagtaaaaccaaatgcatgcttttctaccgatcgctgcctgcacccgcatgcccgactagcatcaccacactggatggttccgaccttgaatatgtggacacctataagtacctaggtgtctggctagactgcaaactctccttccagacccatatcaaacatctccaatcgaaaatcaaatcaagagtcggctttctattccgtaacaaagcctccttcactcacgctgccaagcttaccctagtaaaactgactatcctaccgatcctcgacttcggcgatgtcatctacaaaattgcttccaacactcttctcagcaaactggatgcagtttatcacagtgccatccgttttgtcactaaagcaccttatactacccaccactgcgacttgtatgctctagtcggctggccctcgctacatattcgtcgcaagacccactggctccaggtcgtctacaaggccatgctaggtaatgctccgccttatctcagttcactggtcgcgatggcaacacccatccgtagcacgcgctccagcaggtgtatctcactgatcatccctaaagccaacacctcattcggccgcctttcgttccagtactctgctgcctgtgactggaacgaactgcaaaatcgctgaagttggagacctttatctccctcaccaacttcaaacatcagctatctgagcaactaaccgatcgctgcagctgtacataatctattggtaaatagcccacccatttttacctacctcatccccacagtttttatttatttacttttctgctcttttgcacaccaatatctctacctgtacatgatcatttatcaatccagtgttaatctgcaatattgtaattatttgcctacctcctcatgccttttgcacacattgtatatagactcccctttttttctactgtgttattgacttgttaattgtttactccatgtgtaactctgtgttgtctgttcacactgctatgctttatcttggccaggtcgcagttgtaaatgagaacttgttctcaactagcctacctggttaaataaaggtgaaataaaatataaacatggttagttaacccccaaccacaacaacatggttagttaacccccaaccacaacaacatggttggttaacccccaaccacaacaacatggttagttaacccccaaccacaacaacatggttagttaacccccaaccacaacaacattgttagttaacccccaaccacaacaacatggttagttaacccccaaccacaacaacatggttagttaacccccaaccacaacaacatggttagttaacccccaaccactacaacatggttagttaacccccaaccactacaacatggttagttaacccccaaccactacaacatggttagttaacccccaaccactacaacatggttagttaacccccaaccactacaacatggttagttaacccccaaccactacaacatggttagttaaccccagccactacaacatggttagttaacccccaaccacaacaacatggttagttaacccccaaccacaacaacatggttagttaacccccaaccactacaacatggttagttaacccccaaccactacaacatggttagttaacccccaaccactacaacatggttagttaacccccaaccactacaacatggttagttaacccccaaccactacaacatggttagttaacccccaaccactacaacatggttagttaacccccaaccactacaacatggttagttaacccccaaccactacaacatggttagttaacccccaaccactacaacatggttggttaacccccaaccacaacaacatggttggttaaccccaaccactacaacatggttagttaatccccaaccactacaacatggttagttaacccccaaccactacaacatggttagttaacccccaaccactacaacatggttagttaacccccaaccacaacaacatggttagttaaccccaaccacaacaacatggttagttaacccccaaccactacaacatggttagttaaccccaaccactacaacatggttagttaacccccagccactacaacatggttagttaacccccaaccactacaacatggttagttaacccccaaccactacaacatggttagttaacccccaaccactacaacatggttagttaacccccaaccacaacaacatggttagttaacccccaaccacaacaacatggttagttaaccccaaccactacaacatggttagttaacccccaaccactacaacatggttagttaacccccaaccactacaacatggttagttaacccccaaccactacaacatggttagttaacccccaaccactacaacatggttagttaacccccaaccactacaacatggttggttaaccccaaccacaacaacatggttagttaacccccaaccactacaacatggttagttaacccccaaccactacaacatggttagttaacccccaaccactacaacatggttagttaacccccaaccacaacaacatggttagttaacccccaaccacaacaacatggttagttaacccccaaccacaacaacatggttAATTAACCCCCAACTACTACAACATTGTTATttaacccccaaccacaacaacatggttagttaacccccaaccacaacaacatggttagttaacccccaaccacaacaacatggttagttaaccaccaaccactacaacatggttggttaacccccaaccactacaacatggatggttaacccccaaccactacaacatggttggttaacccccaaccactacaacatggttggttaacccccaaccactacaacatggttggttaacccccaaccacaacaacatggttggttaacccccaaccactacaacatggtaagTTAatccccaaccactacaacatggttagttaacccccaaccactacaacatggttagttaacccccaaccactacaacatggttagttaacccccaaccactacaacatggttagttaaccccaaccactacaacatggttgtttAACCCCCAACCATTACAACATGGatggttaacccccaaccactacaacatggttggttaacccccaaccactacaacatggttagttaaacCCCAACCACTCCAACATGGTTAGTTaaaccccaaccactacaacatggttagttaacccccaaccactacaacatggttagttaacccccaaccactacaacatggttggttaaccccaaccactacaacatggttgtttaacccccaaccactacaacatggatggttaacccccaaccactacaacatggttggttaacccccaaccactacaacatggttagttaaccccaacCACtataacatggttagttaacccccaaccactacaacatggttagttaacccccaaccactacaacatggttagttaacccccaaccactacaacatggttagttaacccccaaccactacaacatggttagttaacccccaaccactacaacatggttagttaacccccaaccactataATATGGTTgtttaacccccaaccactacaacatggatggttaacccccaaccactacaacatggatggttaacccccaaccactacaacatggttagttaacccccaaccacaacaacatggttagttaacccccaaccacaacaacatggttagttaacccccaaccacaacaacatggttagttaacccccaaccacaacaacatggttagttaacccccaaccacaacaacatggttagttaacccccaaccacaacaacatggttagttaacccccaaccacaacaacatgtatatatcaatgatgttgctcttgctgcgggcgattccctgatccacctctacgcagacgacaccattctatatacgttcggcccgtcattggacactgtgctatctaacctccaaacgagcttcaatgccatacaacactccttccgtggcctccaactgctcttaaacgctagtaaaaccaaatgcatgcttttctaccgatcgctgcctgcacccgcatgcccgactagcatcaccacactggatggttccgaccttgaatatgtggacacctataagtacctaggtgtctggctagactgcaaactctccttccagacccatatcaaacatctccaatcgaaaatcaaatcaagagtcggctttctattccgtaacaaagcctccttcactcacgctgccaagcttaccctagtaaaactgactatcctaccgatcctcgacttcggcgatgtcatctacaaaattgcttccaacactcttctcagcaaactggatgcagtttatcacagtgccatccgttttgtcactaaagcaccttatactacccaccactgcgacttgtatgctctagtcggctggccctcgctacatattcgtcgcaagacccactggctccaggtcgtctacaaggccatgctaggtaatgctccgccttatctcagttcactggtcgcgatggcaacacccatccgtagcacgcgctccagcaggtgtatctcactgatcatccctaaagccaacacctcattcggccgcctttcgttccagtactctgctgcctgtgactggaacgaactgcaaaaatcgctgaagttggagacctttatctccctcaccaacttcaaacatcagctatctgagcaactaaccgatcgctgcagctgtacataatctattggtaaatagcccacccatttttacctacctcatccccacagtttttatttatttacttttctgctcttttgcacaccaatatctctacctgtacatgatcatttatcaatccagtgttaatctgcaatattgtaattatttgcctacctcctcatgccttttgcacacattgtatatagactcccctttttttctactgtgttattgacttgttaattgtttactccatgtgtaactctgtgttgtctgttcacactgctatgctttatcttggccaggtcgcagttgtaaatgagaacttgttctcaactagcctacctggttaaataaaggtgaaataaaatataaacatggttagttaacccccaaccacaacaacatggttagttaacccccaaccacaacaacatggttggttaacccccaaccacaacaacatggttagttaacccccaaccacaacaacatggttagttaacccccaaccacaacaacattgttagttaacccccaaccacaacaacatggttagttaacccccaaccacaacaacatggttagttaacccccaaccacaacaacatggttagttaacccccaaccactacaacatggttagttaacccccaaccactacaacatggttagttaacccccaaccactacaacatggttagttaacccccaaccactacaacatggttagttaacccccaaccactacaacatggttagttaacccccaaccactacaacatggttagttaacccccagccactacaacatggttagttaacccccaaccacaacaacatggttagttaacccccaaccacaacaacatggttagttaacccccaaccactacaacatggttagttaacccccaaccactacaacatggttagttaacccccaaccactacaacatggttagttaacccccaaccactacaacatggttagttaacccccaaccactacaacatggttagttaacccccaaccactacaacatggttagttaacccccaaccactacaacatggttagttaacccccaaccactacaacatggttagttaacccccaaccactacaacatggttggttaacccccaaccacaacaacatggttggttaacccccaaccactacaacatggttagttaatccccaaccactacaacatggttagttaacccccaaccactacaacatggttagttaacccccaaccactacaacatggttagttaacccccaaccacaacaacatggttagttaacccccaaccacaacaacatggttagttaacccccaaccactacaacatggttagttaacccccaaccactacaacatggttagttaacccccagccactacaacatggttagttaacccccaaccactacaacatggttagttaacccccaaccactacaacatggttagttaacccccaaccactacaacatggttagttaacccccaaccacaacaacatggttagttaacccccaaccacaacaacatggttagttaacccccaaccactacaacatggttagttaacccccaaccactacaacatggttagttaacccccaaccactacaacatggttagttaacccccaaccactacaacatggttagttaacccccaaccactacaacatggttagttaacccccaaccactacaacatggttggttaacccccaaccacaacaacatggttagttaacccccaaccactacaacatggttagttaacccccaaccactacaacatggttagttaacccccaaccactacaacatggttagttaacccccaaccacaacaacatggttagttaacccccaaccacaacaacatggttagttaacccccaaccactacaacatggttagttaacccccaaccactacaacat is from Oncorhynchus masou masou isolate Uvic2021 chromosome 32, UVic_Omas_1.1, whole genome shotgun sequence and encodes:
- the tgfb5 gene encoding transforming growth factor beta-2 proprotein; this translates as MEPSESVHQSDHRTMWLTHLALLLLRLAVSAEGLSTCQSFSLDDQKSKRIEAVRGQILSKLRYRSPPEPPAPSPQPEAVPAEVMLLYNSTRELLKERARQAESACDRESSEEDYYAKEVQRIDMLPQRTDINAVNPPVPSTYYRVVGFDVSGVDRNSSTLVKAEFRIYRAPNPQARTPEQRVEIYQVIKPEEPTGPSQRYIDSRTVRPRTKGAWLSVDVTDTVKDWLAHKERNLGLKLGVHCPCCTFVPSTNSIVFNKSEELETRFAGLDDELLQQQVRKPGAKGQVEFSTKTPHLILTLLPSDRVDNPGKKTRKRRAAADTTTCSRNSGAGCCLRSLYIDFRRDLNWKWIHEPKGYKANFCSGSCPYLWSADNHYNMILPLYNKLNPEASASPCCVPQDLEPLTIVYFMGRTPKVEQLSNMVVRSCKCR